Genomic DNA from Clavibacter michiganensis:
ACACGGCCGTGAGGGCGGCGGATCCCTCGGGCGTGGCCGAGTAGTCGGCCAGCGCCTTCGTGATCCTGTCCTGCAGCTCCGGCGAGAGCGAGCCGGAGACCGCGACGCCGTCGTTGGGGATCTCGTCCGTCATGGCGAAGACGACGACCTTCTGGCCGACGTCCGGCTTGTCCTTCGCGACGATGGTGCGGGCGTCCCAGAAGCTGAAGCCGACCTCGGCGTCGCCGTTGTAGACCGCGAGCACCGAGGCGTCGTTGGCCGTGACGGGGATCCGCTGGATGTCGGAGTCGATGTCGAGGCCGGCGTCCTTCAGGGCGAGCATCGGGTAGATGTAGCCGGCGGGCGAGCCCGGGCCGAGGACGGCGACCTTCGCGCCCTTCACCTTCGTGATGGAGTCGAGTCCCTGGGGGCCGGACAGCGCGTCGGCGCCGTTGCAGAACAGCATGCCGTCGCGCTCGACCGGGGTGTCGTCGCAGTACTTGTCGGGGTCGTTCGTCATGAACTGCGCGGGGTAGGTGATGTTGCCGTTGCGCTCGGTCTGCAGCACGACCTTGGCCTTGTACATGTCGCTCGCCTGCCAGAGCTGGAGCGACGGGAGGAAGCCGATCTGCGCCTGGTCGGCGCCCATCGCCTCGACCGCGGCCTGGTAGTCCTTCGAGACCACGCCGGTGACGGGGATCCCGAGCGCCTTCGTGAGCATGTCGGTGAGCGGCGCCGCGGTCTCGACCAGGCCGTCCTGGTCCTGCGACGGGACCAGCGCGAGCGTGAGGGAGGTGGGATCCGCGGCGGCCGCGGGGGTGCCGGACGCGTCGGAGCCGGATCCTGCGGAGCAGCCGGTGAGCGCGAGGGCGGTGACGGCCCCGATGGCGAGGAGCGGGAGGGCGGGCTTCTTCATGCGTGCATCTGCTTTCCGTGGGGAGCTGCGGTGGGTGCGGGATGAGGAGAGGAGGGGTCGGTGGCGGCGCCGGCGAGCCACGCGTCGATGTCCGCGTAGAGGTCGGCGACGGAGGCGGCGCGGAAGGTGGGCCGCGCGTCGGCGGAGGATCCCGGTCCCACCAGCGCGGTGCTGAAGCCGCGGACGTGCGCGGGCTCGAGGTCGTTGACCCAGAGGTCGCCGACGCTGAGGAGCCGGTCGGCGCTGAGGCCCGCGGCAGGGCCCGGGTCGACGCGGTCGAGGACGGCGTCCATCCCGCCGGGCTTGCCGGCACCGGTGACCACCTCGTCGAAGGCGTCGTCGAGGCCGAGCGCGGCGAGCGCCTCGGGGATCCGGACGGCGGGCGAGTTGGTGACGAGGACGCGGCGGACGCGGCCGGCGACCCCGCGGAGGAACGGGGCGAGGCCGGTGGGGGCGAGCACCGGCGCGTGCGGTCCGCCGAGCTCGGCGCGGCTCGCGAGGAACGCGGCGGAGAGGAGACGGGCGGGCACGCCGTGGTCGGCGGCGAGGCCCTGCACGAGCGCGTAGCCGTCGACCGCACCCGAGGCGCAGCCGACGTCACGGAGACCCGCGGCGACTCCGGCGGCGAAGCCCGGGCGGGCGTCCACCGCCAGCGTCTCGGCCACGTGGTGGGCGTACCGGAGCACGGGGCCGTCGCCGAGGGAGACCGTGCCGTCGAAGTCGAACACGATGGTCCGGCCGGGGGTGCTCACGGGTGGCGCTCGTCTCCGCGCCCGGTTCATCGGATCCCGCGTCGGGATCCTGTGGACGCAGCGTCCACGATAGGGAGGCGTCGTCGACGGGATGACCGCGCCCGGTGAACGCCGCGTGAACGACGGCGGGCGGGACGACGCGAGGGCGGCGGGACCCTTCGGTCCCGCCGCCCTCGCGGTGATGCGGTGCGGCGCCGGAGCGCCGCGGTCAGCGGATCAGGCGAACGCCTCCGGCGGCGGGCAGGCGCAGAACAGGTTGCGGTCGCCGTAGGCCTGGTCGATCCGGCGCACCGGCGGCCAGTACTTGTCGCGCACGAGCGTGGACACCGGGTAGACGGCGCGCTCGCGCGTGTAGGCGTGCGTCCACTCCCCCGCGATGACCGACTCGGCCGTGTGGGGCGCGTTCCGCAAGGGGTTGTCGTCGGCCGGCCACTCGCCCGCGGCGACGGAGTCGGCCTCCTGCTTGATGCCGATCATCGCGGCGATGAAGCGCTCGACCTCGGCGAGGTCCTCGCTCTCCGTGGGCTCGACCATGAGCGTGCCCGGGACCGGGAAGCTCATCGTCGGCGCGTGGAAGCCGTAGTCGACGAGGCGCTTGGCCACGTCGTCCACCGTGATCCCGGTCGCGGCCGTGAGCGGACGCAGGTCGAGGATGCACTCGTGCGCGACCAGGCCGTCCTCCCCCGCGTAGAGCACCGGGTAGTGGTCGCGGAGGCGCGCGGCGATGTAGTTCGCCGAGAGGACCGCCGCGCCGGTGGCCTGCTTGAGGCCCTCGGCGCCCATCATGCGGACGTAGGCCCAGCTGATCGGCAGGATGCTCGGGGATCCGTAGGGAGCCGCCGACACCGGGGCGCCGCCGTGCTCGATGGTCGAGACGACGCCGTCCTGCACGAGCGCGTGGACGTTGCGCTGCGCCTGCGGGTGTCCCGGCAGGAAGGGCGCGAGGTGCGCCTTCGCCGCGACCGGGCCGACGCCGGGTCCGCCGCCGCCGTGCGGGATGCAGAACGTCTTGTGCAGGTTCAGGTGCGAGACGTCGCCGCCGAAGTCGCCGAACCGGGCGAAGCCGAGGAGCGCGTTGAGGTTCGCGCCGTCGACGTAGACCTGGCCGCCGGCCTCGTGCACGGCCTCGCAGATCGCGCCGACCTCGTGCTCGTAGACGCCGTGGGTGGAGGGGTACGTGATCATCAGGCCCGCGAGCTCGTCGCGGTGCGCCGCGATCTTGGCCCGCAGGTCGTCGAGGTCGACGTTGCCGAGCTCGTCGCACGCGACGACCACGACGCGCATGCCGGCGAGCACGGCGCTGGCCGCGTTCGTGCCGTGCGCGCTCTGCGGGATGAGGCAGACCGTGCGCGCGTCGTCGCCATTCGCGAGGTGGTAGCCGCGGATCGCGAGGAGGCCCGCGAGCTCGCCCTGGCTGCCGGCGCTCGGCTGGAGGCTCACGGTGTCGTAGCCCGTGACGTCGGCGAGCCAGGTCTCCAGCTGGAGGACGAGCTCGAGGTAGCCCTCGACGTCGTCCGCCGGGGCGAAGGGGTGGATGGCCTGGAACTCGGGCCAGGTCACCGCCTCCATCTCGGTGGCGGCGTTGAGCTTCATGGTGCAGGAGCCGAGCGGGATCATGCCGCGGTCGAGCGCGTAGTCCTTGTCGGAGAGGCGCTTGAGGTAGCGCATCATGCCGGTCTCCGAGCGGTGCGTGGAGAAGACGGCATGCGTGAGGTACTCGCTCGTGCGGATCGAGCCGTGCGGGATCGACGACAGGTCGCCCGCGGCGCCCTCGTCCTCCGCGAGCTCGGCGCCGAACGCATGCGCGACGGCCGCGAGGTCCTCGGGGCGCGTGGCCTCGTCGACGCTGAAGCCGAGGGTGTCGGCGTCCACGCGGAGCAGGTTGACCCCACCCCGGGCGGCGGCGGCCAGGATCTCGTCGGCGCGGCCGGGAACGGAGACGCGCACGGTGTCGAAGAACGCGGCGTGGATCGGCTCGACGCCGACCGTCGCCAGCGAGCGGACGAGGCGGCGGGCGCCCCGGTTCGCCTGGCGCGCGATCACGCGGAGGCCCTTCGGCCCGTGGTAGACCGCGTACATCGACGCCATGACGGCGAGGAGCACCTGCGCCGTGCAGATGTTGCTCGTGGCCTTCTCACGGCGGATGTGCTGCTCGCGCGTCTGCAGGGAGAGGCGGTAGGCGGGGTGGCCGGCCGCGTCCTGGCTGACGCCGACGAGGCGGCCGGGCATCTGGCGCTCGAGGCCGGCGCGCACGGCGAGGTAGCCCGCGTGCGGACCGCCGAAGCCCATGGGCACGCCGAAGCGCTGCGAGGTGCCGACCGCGATGTCGGCGCCGAGCTCGCCGGGCGACGTGATCACCGTGAGGGCGAGCAAGTCGGCCGCGACGACCGCGAGGCCGCCCGCCTCGTGCACGCGCGCGATGACGGCGCTCGGGTCCCACACGCGGCCGGAGGCGCCGGGGTACTGGATGAAGGCGCCGAACGCGTCGGGCAGCTCGGCGGGATCCACCGTGGCGAGGTCGTGCGCGACCAGCTCGATGCCGACCGCGGCGGCGCGGCTGTCGAGGAGGGCGCGCGTCTGGGGCAGGGCGTCGGCGTCGATGAGGAACACGTCGGTCTTGGCCTTGGAGGCGCGGCGCGCGAGCAGCATGCCCTCGACGACGGCGGTGGCCTCGTCGAGCATGGACGCGTTCGCGGTCGCGAGCCCGGAGAGCTCCGCGACCATCGTCTGGAAGTTGATCAGCGCCTCGAGGCGGCCCTGCGAGATCTCCGGCTGGTACGGCGTGTAGGCCGTGTACCAGCTCGGGTTCTCGAGCACGTTGCGGGTGATCACGGCGGGCGTGATCGTGTCGTGGTAGCCGAGGCCGATCACCGACGTGCGCACGCGGTTGCGGCCCGCGATGCGGCGGAGCTCGGCGAGGGCGTCGCGCTCGGTGGCCGCCTCGGGCAGCACGGAGTCGCCCTCGGTGCGGAAGCGGTCGACCTGGATGGTCTCGGGCACGGCCTTCGCCAGCAGCGACGGGATCGAGTCGTGGCCGAGGACGCCGAGCATGGTCGCGCGGGCCTCGGAGTCGGTGCCGATGTGGCGGGCGCCGAACGCCCCGGGCGCGAAGGCCGAGGACTCCTCCGCGATGTCGGGGGCGGCGGCGGGTGCGGGTGCGGGCGTGGCCGAGCGGGTGCCGGCGTCGACGGCGGTCACTCGCCCACCAGCGCGACGTACTCGTCGTGGCTGAGGAGCGTCGGCAGCGCCGCGAAGCGCACCTTCACGAGCCAGCCGGCGCCGAAGGGGTCGCTGTTGACGAGGTCGGGCGAGGCCACGACGTCGTCGTTGACCTCGGTGACGGTGCCGTCGATGGGCGCGAACAGCTCGCCGACCGACTTGGTCGACTCGATCTCGCCGACGACCTCGCCGCCCGCGAGCTCGTCGCCCACGGCGGGCAGCTCGACGAAGACGACGTCGCCGAGCTTGTCGGCGGCGTAGGCCGTGATGCCGACGGTCGCGACGTCGCCGTCGACCTGCACCCACTCGTGCTCGGCGGTGTACTGGAGGCTGGTCTGATCGGTCATGCGGAGGCCTTTCGCGAGTAGAAGGGGAGGGTCACGACGGTGGCGGGCACGCGCGTGCCGCGGACGTCGACGGCGAGGCGCGTGCCGGGGGCGGCGAGCGAGGGATCCACGTACGCCATGGCGACGGGGTGGCCGAGCGTGGGCGACAGGGCCCCGCTCGTGACGATGCCGACGGGCGCGACGGCGCCCTCGGTGGCCTCCATCACGGCCTCGAGGGCCGCAGCGGAGTCGCCCGCGGCCTCCTCGGCGTAGACGGGGTAGTCGGCGCGGGGCGCGCGGCGGCCCTCGGTGACGAGGCCGACGAGCACGCGGGCGACGGGATCCGGTCCCTTCTCCACCGCGGCGCGACCGCGGAAGTCGCCCTCCTTGGCGAGCGCGACCACCTTGCCGAGGCCGGCCTGCACGGGCAGCGTATGGAGGCCGAGCTCGTGGCCGTAGAGCGGCATGCCCGCCTCGAGGCGGAGCGTGTCGCGGCAGGCGAGGCCCGTGTTCAGGAGGCCGAGTGGCGTGCCGGCCGCGACGAGCGCCTCCCACAGGGCGACGGCGTCCTCGGTCGCGACGTACAGCTCGTAGCCGTCCTCGCCCGTGTATCCGGTGCGGGCGACGAGCACGTCCTGGCCGGCGAAGCGCGCGGCCGTGGCCCGGTAGTAGCCGAGCGCCTCGAGCGGCGTCTCGGTCTCGAGGCCGACGGTGGCCTCGAGGATCGCGCGGGACACCGGGCCCTGCACGGCGATGAGCGCGACGTCGTCGCTCGCGTCGTCGACCTCCACGTCGTCCCGGCCTCGGGCGGCCTCCGCGAGGACGGCGAGCACGGGGTCGTGGTTGCCCGCGTTGGCGACGACGAGGAAGGACTCCTCGCCCGTGCGGTAGACGATGAGGTCGTCGACGATGCCGCCCGAGGGATCCAGCAGCAGCGTGTACTTGGCCTGCCATTCGGCGATGGCGGAGAGCTTGCCGGCGAGGACGGAGTCGAGGAACGCGGCGGCGCCCTCCCCCTCCACCGCGATCTCGGCCATGTGCGAGATGTCGAAGATGCCGGCGGCCTCGCGCACGGCGCGGTGCTCGGCGAGGTCGCTCGTGTACCGCACGGGCATGAGCCAGCCGGCGAAGTCGGTGAAGGAGGCGCCGGCGGCCTCGTGCACGGCGTGCAGCGGGGATCGGCGGGGCGGTGACCCGGCGTCGGTCTCGGCGGGTGCGTCG
This window encodes:
- the phnD gene encoding phosphate/phosphite/phosphonate ABC transporter substrate-binding protein encodes the protein MKKPALPLLAIGAVTALALTGCSAGSGSDASGTPAAAADPTSLTLALVPSQDQDGLVETAAPLTDMLTKALGIPVTGVVSKDYQAAVEAMGADQAQIGFLPSLQLWQASDMYKAKVVLQTERNGNITYPAQFMTNDPDKYCDDTPVERDGMLFCNGADALSGPQGLDSITKVKGAKVAVLGPGSPAGYIYPMLALKDAGLDIDSDIQRIPVTANDASVLAVYNGDAEVGFSFWDARTIVAKDKPDVGQKVVVFAMTDEIPNDGVAVSGSLSPELQDRITKALADYSATPEGSAALTAVYSITKLAPADPSSLDVVARAAESLGLQ
- a CDS encoding HAD family hydrolase, with amino-acid sequence MSTPGRTIVFDFDGTVSLGDGPVLRYAHHVAETLAVDARPGFAAGVAAGLRDVGCASGAVDGYALVQGLAADHGVPARLLSAAFLASRAELGGPHAPVLAPTGLAPFLRGVAGRVRRVLVTNSPAVRIPEALAALGLDDAFDEVVTGAGKPGGMDAVLDRVDPGPAAGLSADRLLSVGDLWVNDLEPAHVRGFSTALVGPGSSADARPTFRAASVADLYADIDAWLAGAATDPSSPHPAPTAAPHGKQMHA
- the gcvP gene encoding aminomethyl-transferring glycine dehydrogenase, giving the protein MTAVDAGTRSATPAPAPAAAPDIAEESSAFAPGAFGARHIGTDSEARATMLGVLGHDSIPSLLAKAVPETIQVDRFRTEGDSVLPEAATERDALAELRRIAGRNRVRTSVIGLGYHDTITPAVITRNVLENPSWYTAYTPYQPEISQGRLEALINFQTMVAELSGLATANASMLDEATAVVEGMLLARRASKAKTDVFLIDADALPQTRALLDSRAAAVGIELVAHDLATVDPAELPDAFGAFIQYPGASGRVWDPSAVIARVHEAGGLAVVAADLLALTVITSPGELGADIAVGTSQRFGVPMGFGGPHAGYLAVRAGLERQMPGRLVGVSQDAAGHPAYRLSLQTREQHIRREKATSNICTAQVLLAVMASMYAVYHGPKGLRVIARQANRGARRLVRSLATVGVEPIHAAFFDTVRVSVPGRADEILAAAARGGVNLLRVDADTLGFSVDEATRPEDLAAVAHAFGAELAEDEGAAGDLSSIPHGSIRTSEYLTHAVFSTHRSETGMMRYLKRLSDKDYALDRGMIPLGSCTMKLNAATEMEAVTWPEFQAIHPFAPADDVEGYLELVLQLETWLADVTGYDTVSLQPSAGSQGELAGLLAIRGYHLANGDDARTVCLIPQSAHGTNAASAVLAGMRVVVVACDELGNVDLDDLRAKIAAHRDELAGLMITYPSTHGVYEHEVGAICEAVHEAGGQVYVDGANLNALLGFARFGDFGGDVSHLNLHKTFCIPHGGGGPGVGPVAAKAHLAPFLPGHPQAQRNVHALVQDGVVSTIEHGGAPVSAAPYGSPSILPISWAYVRMMGAEGLKQATGAAVLSANYIAARLRDHYPVLYAGEDGLVAHECILDLRPLTAATGITVDDVAKRLVDYGFHAPTMSFPVPGTLMVEPTESEDLAEVERFIAAMIGIKQEADSVAAGEWPADDNPLRNAPHTAESVIAGEWTHAYTRERAVYPVSTLVRDKYWPPVRRIDQAYGDRNLFCACPPPEAFA
- the gcvH gene encoding glycine cleavage system protein GcvH — protein: MTDQTSLQYTAEHEWVQVDGDVATVGITAYAADKLGDVVFVELPAVGDELAGGEVVGEIESTKSVGELFAPIDGTVTEVNDDVVASPDLVNSDPFGAGWLVKVRFAALPTLLSHDEYVALVGE
- the gcvT gene encoding glycine cleavage system aminomethyltransferase GcvT — encoded protein: MTDAPAETDAGSPPRRSPLHAVHEAAGASFTDFAGWLMPVRYTSDLAEHRAVREAAGIFDISHMAEIAVEGEGAAAFLDSVLAGKLSAIAEWQAKYTLLLDPSGGIVDDLIVYRTGEESFLVVANAGNHDPVLAVLAEAARGRDDVEVDDASDDVALIAVQGPVSRAILEATVGLETETPLEALGYYRATAARFAGQDVLVARTGYTGEDGYELYVATEDAVALWEALVAAGTPLGLLNTGLACRDTLRLEAGMPLYGHELGLHTLPVQAGLGKVVALAKEGDFRGRAAVEKGPDPVARVLVGLVTEGRRAPRADYPVYAEEAAGDSAAALEAVMEATEGAVAPVGIVTSGALSPTLGHPVAMAYVDPSLAAPGTRLAVDVRGTRVPATVVTLPFYSRKASA